GGTATCACAGCTTTTGAGCCATTCTACACAGATAATTTACCAGATAATTTACACATAAGATTAATTTAACAGCTATCAAAAACAATCAAATCATTCTCTATAAGGTTATTGAAGTAGCTGAACTTAAACGTAAGTTAACCTAAAAAGTTGACCTTTTGACTTTTTTAAAGGGCTTATCGTTTTTTTCCATTATAAAGAATTAGTTACAGAAAGGCATTGTTAATTTATAACGTGTCATACAATGTGTGATTTTGGCCCAGTCTTTAGATCAGAATTTGTATAATATATGGCATCAAAATTAGATTTACGGGGGTTTTCTGTCCTTACCTGACATGTCTGTGTTGTCTCTCGCGCTTTGCTGTATATAACCCTGCTCCAGAGAGTATGTGAAAATGCCGTGGTGCTGCCCTGTGGACGCTGAATTGCTCGAGTTGGTAGTCGACTGTTTGAAGTATGGAGAGCCCGAAGATGCCCAGAGTGCCGTGCCCTCTGAATACGGTGAGTGGCCCTCAAGCGCGCTCGCTACTGCTGGAGAAGACGGAACTGGACTGTTGTTGCTATCCGTGCCATAGTCTCCGTTCCCGGGCACTGGACAGCTGGCCATGTAGCCATGTCTGGAGATGGGGTGGCCGGTGCTTATTGACTCATAACCATTACTAGACAGATCCATATTATAGCCACTGCCATGGCAAGCAATAGCGCCGGTGGGAGGTTGGTAGTCAAAGCTCTGTTGTAAAATGGCGGAACCGAACTCTAGGCCGTTCATCATTCGGTACATCGGTTTCatattctgacattttctccgGAATCCTCGTGGTCTTCGTCGAAATGAGCCTTCTTCGAACATAAACTCACTGGTGGGGTCTATGGTCCAATAATGTCCCTTCCCTGGCCGCCCAAGGCCCTTTGGTAGTTTAATGAAGCACTCGTTCAGAGACAAGTTGTGCCGAACAGAGTTTTTCCAGCCCTGATAAGAGCCTCGGAAAAAAGGAAAGCGGGTTTGTAAGAACTGGTATATCTCACTGAGGGTAAGTCGCTTGGTCGGTGCGCTCTGAATTGCCATCACAATAAGCGCAATGTAAGAGTAGGGCGGTTTCTCCGGGCGTTGCAACCCTGAGGTGGTCTTTTTGTTCTTGGACACCGCGCCATGGTCCCCCAAGCTACCTGTGGAGTTCATCAGTCCGGGATGCAGTACGATGGACGCGGGACTGGTCCTCATGGGGGGCGTCGACCCCAGTGCTGTGAAAGAGCTTTCAGTCGTCATCTAACATACGAATGCAACTCAGCTGTGCAATGACGttgacagaagaaaaaaaaaaaaagaaagtaaaacgcAAAAAGAGATATTCAATAGCAAATAACGAgaaccaagagagagagagagagagagagagagagagagagagagagagagagagagagtactaaaaacaaacaaacgccACCCTCAACCCATACATGTTATCCGAATTCCTATGCTAATTTAATCAAGAATACTAAGAACTGGTGTAGTCAACTGGTGGACTAAAGTGGCTTAAAAGTTGCAGTGAAAATCCGTCTACTTGTGAGAGAAAATACATCCAAATGATAGCCTACGTCAGTATCGACTTTTTGCTGTTATTCTTTCCAGCCACTCCGCGCTGATCCGCCGCAATCCCTTTTTGAGAAAGAAACGGAAAGATGGAAAGTTCGTGCAGACCCTCAACTAAACAAAACTCGACCGCCAATCACTCAAATAACTCTCTCTGGCTTTCTCTCTTCGATTCGCTCCTCCTTCCCCGGCCCGCCTCACCCCTCAGACCCCTGCAAACTCCTCTCTCTAGAGCCCTCTTGCACACTGTCCCAAAATCAACCGACCATCAATCTGTCAGTGTCCGACCACaaacatctctctttctctctcaatgcCTGtctctcatcatcatcatcatcatcatcatcatcttcttcttcttcttcttcttcttcttcttcttcttctttatggCTCAGGCCTATTCATCTTTCTGGCTAACTTATTAAACATATTTTGGCCATTTTGCCTGAGTCATTCACAGAGTAAGAAATATCACTGCTGTTGTTGAAACGGGACCAGGACCAAAGTCAGTGTTGCACGCTTTATAATAAAGTAGGTTAATTTCGAGTTAAAATTAGATGGACATCTCTCATCACCTTGGAGGGAATCAGCGTAAGAAGTCTTAATAAGCTTACCTTGATAGAAAAAAGTGATACCACCAAATGCGGGAGACAGTGTTTGAGCGAGCGAAAGACAGAGGGTAGAAAGAGAGCAAAGGCTTTGGCTTGAGTGGAAGCAGGCTGCCTCTGTGAAACTGGCTTGGATACCACACACAGCGCGCCAGTATATCAGCTTACTGACCCGGGGCTACAGTACATCCCTCGAGTCAAGCGTTCATTAACAAAAGAAAAAGCCCAATTAGACATTTGGACGTCGACAGCTTCCGCCAGCAAAGAAGGGTCACAGCAGA
The nucleotide sequence above comes from Myxocyprinus asiaticus isolate MX2 ecotype Aquarium Trade chromosome 25, UBuf_Myxa_2, whole genome shotgun sequence. Encoded proteins:
- the LOC127416176 gene encoding forkhead box protein F2-like: MTTESSFTALGSTPPMRTSPASIVLHPGLMNSTGSLGDHGAVSKNKKTTSGLQRPEKPPYSYIALIVMAIQSAPTKRLTLSEIYQFLQTRFPFFRGSYQGWKNSVRHNLSLNECFIKLPKGLGRPGKGHYWTIDPTSEFMFEEGSFRRRPRGFRRKCQNMKPMYRMMNGLEFGSAILQQSFDYQPPTGAIACHGSGYNMDLSSNGYESISTGHPISRHGYMASCPVPGNGDYGTDSNNSPVPSSPAVASALEGHSPYSEGTALWASSGSPYFKQSTTNSSNSASTGQHHGIFTYSLEQGYIQQSARDNTDMSVGISHYPTHSSHVGERKDFVLNFNGISSFHPSAGGYYHHHHHHHPHHQSMHQDVKPCVM